The window AGTTATTTAATCAATAATTTTTAGGGATTACTTGTAAATCACATAATTCAGATTTACTAGTGCAAACACTACAGTAATGATTCCATTTTTCACTATGTTTCCAATAGATTTTTCCAGTTTCATCATATCTTTGATGTGCCCATTGAAGAAGTCGTTTTGTGTCTTTTGTGTACATTAAATGTTTTATTGCAAATAATTCCGGAATAGAAAAATATTCACTTACTGTCGCGGTATATTCAAATGCGTCTCCACATTCAGACATGAATTTATCCAAAGCTTGTAGCTTCCAGGTTTTAACAGTTTCATCGTCAACTTTACATGTTCCATCTTTAACAAGCGATAGACGTGAATCATATTGCTCTAAGATTCGATCTTTGTTGTTGTAAAAAATAGGGCTTCCAACATATGGTGTGCAAATAAACGGATCAACTGTAGCATTGTTTTGAATCCAAAAATCAACTGTTTCCATCAGATCATTAATATTTTCATGTTGGTTTCCAATCATAAAGGTTGAAAGTGGTGTGAGACTAGATTTCTTTATTGTATCAAGTGTTTTTTGAAGATGTGCACGAACCTGTCCTTTTTGAATATCTTCTTTTAATACTTTATCAGAAGCAGATTCAAAACCAAATGAAATATAGCTGCATCCAGCATCTCTCATAGTTGAAACTAGACTTGGATTAGTTGCAACGCTTGGGGCATCACCTAATGTACCCCATTTAATTTCTTTATTCAATCCCTCATCTACAAATAATTTGCAAAACTCTTCAGTCCATTTTTTATTACTAGTCATATTTTCATCTACAATCGTTATAAAATCAATGTCAAGTTTTTGTTTCATCAGCTTTACGTTATCTATACAATATTGCGGAGTAGGCCAACGTGCAGGAAGTTGAAAAGTATTATTTTCTTTGTCAGATAGTCTAACTAATTTTTCCCCTTCCTTTCTATTTCCATTTCCATAAATATTTTGTAAGTCAATTCTAGACATTCCATTATGCGAGCAAAAAGTACATCCTCTTGGACACCCTCTTTCCCAAACAACGGAGGCTCTTCTTTTAGAATTATAAGATTCTAATGAGAAGTGTAATCCTGAATTTTGAAAATATATGTCAGTTTCAAATAAATCATATGCTGGATACGGCACAGTATCTAGATTATCAATTAGTGCCCTCGGTTGGGTAAAAATGCAGGAATTTCCATTTCGTATACAAAGCCCATTGATTTTTTCAAAGTCCTTTGAATTTTTTTCAACTTCATCATACAGTTCAGAAAATGTGACTTCTCCTTCACCAATTACTATAAGATCTAATTCTGGTACTAATTTTAGAATTTCATCAGGATTATATGAACTCCAACCGCCTCCTGCAACAAATAATGCATTAGGAGCACAACGTCGAATAATAGGAGTAAGTTGTTTGATTCTTGCATACGTTGTAGTCAGTCCGCCAATTCCAATTAAATCCCAATTTTCAGCACGAATTTCATCCTCTATTACTTTAGTTGGAACTTGTTTTCCATCAAATTTCATTCTTAATGCATTTAGATCAAGAATTCCAACTTGTCCATTTTTTTTCTGAACAATTGATGCCAATATTCCAGCCCAAAATGGAAAATATTGTGGGCCACTGTCAAGTCTTATTTCAGGAACGATAAATAATACTTTCAATTCAACAAATAATAAGAATTAACATATTTAAACCGATATAGTTTTTTAAATTTTCTTAGTTGTATTTAGCAAGAAAATCACTGAATTTCATTGATAATAATCTATTTCCAAATAATGACCCTCCCTCAGTAGCATTAATTGTCTGAAGCCAC is drawn from Candidatus Nitrosarchaeum limnium SFB1 and contains these coding sequences:
- a CDS encoding Fe-S oxidoreductase, with the protein product MKFDGKQVPTKVIEDEIRAENWDLIGIGGLTTTYARIKQLTPIIRRCAPNALFVAGGGWSSYNPDEILKLVPELDLIVIGEGEVTFSELYDEVEKNSKDFEKINGLCIRNGNSCIFTQPRALIDNLDTVPYPAYDLFETDIYFQNSGLHFSLESYNSKRRASVVWERGCPRGCTFCSHNGMSRIDLQNIYGNGNRKEGEKLVRLSDKENNTFQLPARWPTPQYCIDNVKLMKQKLDIDFITIVDENMTSNKKWTEEFCKLFVDEGLNKEIKWGTLGDAPSVATNPSLVSTMRDAGCSYISFGFESASDKVLKEDIQKGQVRAHLQKTLDTIKKSSLTPLSTFMIGNQHENINDLMETVDFWIQNNATVDPFICTPYVGSPIFYNNKDRILEQYDSRLSLVKDGTCKVDDETVKTWKLQALDKFMSECGDAFEYTATVSEYFSIPELFAIKHLMYTKDTKRLLQWAHQRYDETGKIYWKHSEKWNHYCSVCTSKSELCDLQVIPKNY